The Glycine max cultivar Williams 82 chromosome 12, Glycine_max_v4.0, whole genome shotgun sequence genome window below encodes:
- the LOC102668561 gene encoding LOW QUALITY PROTEIN: protein DETOXIFICATION 42 (The sequence of the model RefSeq protein was modified relative to this genomic sequence to represent the inferred CDS: substituted 1 base at 1 genomic stop codon): MAAFQVCLXVRLAVSLLADGLAVAGQAILAGAFANKDFDKATATASRVLQMGLVLGLALAFILGTGLHFGAKIFTQDANVHHLIQIGIPFVAVTQPLNSLAFVFYGINFGASDFAYSAFSMVVVAILSIICLLILSSVGGFIGIWVALTIYMGLRAFAGFWRIGTGSGPWEFLRSS; this comes from the exons ATGGCTGCATTTCAAGTATGTCTGTAGGTTCGGTTGGCAGTGTCTCTTCTTGCGGATGGTCTGGCTGTTGCTGGGCAG GCAATTCTTGCGGGCGCATTTGCTAATAAGGATTTTGACAAGGCCACAGCAACTGCGTCACGAGTTCTGCAG ATGGGTTTGGTTTTAGGATTGGCACTTGCATTCATTCTTGGAACAGGATTGCACTTTGGTGCTAAAATATTTACACAAGATGCTAATGTCCACCACCTCATTCAAATTGGGATCCCG TTTGTTGCAGTCACTCAACCCCTGAATTCTTTAGCATTTGTTTTTTATGGTATCAACTTTGGGGCATCTGATTTTGCATATTCAGCCTTCTCCATG GTTGTGGTTGCAATTCTTAGCATCATTTGTCTGCTTATTTTGTCATCCGTTGGTGGTTTCATTGGAATTTGGGTTGCTTTGACCATCTATATGGGTCTTAGGGCATTTGCTGGCTTCTGGAG AATTGGAACGGGATCAGGACCTTGGGAGTTCCTAAGGAGCTCATGA